In Campylobacter showae, the genomic stretch GGCATATTTTAGCGACTATTTATAAATTTATCGCTTTAGCCCGCCATTTCGCTCAAATTTGACGCGGTAAATTTGATGGTAAAAGTTGAGTTTAAGCAAAGCAAAACGGCGCGGCACAAAATAAGCTCGCACAGCCGAGCCGTCAAATTTGAAGTTTTAAATTTAAAATCTAGCTCTAAGCCGATCCAAAGTTAGCCCTAAAATTCTCGCTAGCAAGATCCCAAAAACTATGCCGATGCCGTCTGCTACGATATCTAGCAGACTAAAATAGCGGCCCGGCACAAACGACTGCGCTACTTCTATCTGGATGCCGTAAGCTAGCAAAATAGCAACCTTTGCGCCCAAATTTAACCTAGAAAAGCCAAAATGCAAAGTAACGTAAAGTGCGGCGAATGCAATGAAGTGATTTGCTTTATCCCAGCTGTTTTCGATGAGTTTTATCTGCGCGGGCGTGAGGGCGAGATACTCTATCGCTATCAAAAATATAAAGAAAAATGCGGCTGAAATTTTAGAAAGATTCATGGATTTTAAGTGGTTGCTTTAAACAAGAAGCGCCGTTTTAAGCGCTTCTAAATTTACTCAAATTCGACTCTACATCTTATCTTTTGCGGCGATACCCATTAGCCCTAGAGCTGTTTTTATCGAGAGCGCGACGACGGCGAAAAGCTTTAAAAGCTCGTCTTCGTTTTCGCTACCTACGACGCGATTTTCGTTGTAAAATTTATGAAAATTCGCCGCCAAGCTCTTTAGGTAGTCGCAAATTTTATTTACCGCGCGCGTGTTAAAACTATCGACCAGGATATCGTTTAGCGTAAGCGCC encodes the following:
- a CDS encoding VanZ family protein is translated as MNLSKISAAFFFIFLIAIEYLALTPAQIKLIENSWDKANHFIAFAALYVTLHFGFSRLNLGAKVAILLAYGIQIEVAQSFVPGRYFSLLDIVADGIGIVFGILLARILGLTLDRLRARF